One window of Pseudomonas urmiensis genomic DNA carries:
- a CDS encoding FKBP-type peptidyl-prolyl cis-trans isomerase: MKQHRLAAAVALVSLVLAGCDAQTSSVELKTPAQKASYGIGLNMGKSLAQEGMEDLDSKAVALGIEDAVSKKEQRIKDEELVEAFTALQKRAEERLTKASEEAASAGKKFLEENAKKQGVVTTASGLQYEVVKKADGPQPKPTDVVTVHYEGKLIDGKVFDSSVERGSPIDLPVSGVIPGWVEGLQLMHVGEKYKLYIPAELAYGAQSPSPLIPANSVLVFDLELIAIKDPSKLEGEAPDAAEAPAK; encoded by the coding sequence ATGAAACAACATCGTTTGGCGGCTGCGGTTGCCCTGGTAAGCCTGGTTCTGGCGGGCTGCGATGCCCAGACCAGCAGCGTAGAGCTGAAAACCCCGGCACAGAAAGCCTCCTACGGTATCGGCCTGAACATGGGCAAGAGCCTGGCTCAGGAAGGCATGGAAGACCTTGATTCCAAAGCAGTAGCCCTCGGTATCGAGGATGCGGTCAGCAAGAAAGAACAACGCATCAAGGACGAAGAGCTGGTCGAGGCCTTCACCGCCCTGCAAAAGCGTGCTGAAGAGCGCCTGACCAAGGCCAGCGAAGAAGCCGCTTCCGCTGGCAAGAAGTTCCTGGAAGAAAACGCCAAGAAGCAAGGCGTGGTTACCACTGCCTCCGGCCTGCAGTACGAAGTGGTGAAAAAGGCCGATGGCCCGCAGCCTAAGCCGACCGATGTGGTCACCGTCCACTACGAAGGCAAGCTGATCGATGGCAAGGTGTTCGACAGCTCGGTCGAGCGCGGCAGCCCGATCGACCTGCCTGTCAGCGGCGTGATCCCAGGTTGGGTCGAAGGCCTGCAACTGATGCACGTCGGTGAGAAGTACAAACTGTACATTCCGGCTGAACTGGCCTACGGCGCGCAGAGCCCAAGCCCGCTGATCCCGGCTAACTCGGTACTGGTGTTCGATCTGGAACTGATCGCCATCAAAGACCCGAGCAAGCTCGAAGGCGAAGCGCCGGACGCTGCCGAAGCGCCAGCCAAGTAA
- a CDS encoding ABC transporter substrate-binding protein, translating into MKKFFMASLLGSAIALGSSAWAADDLKALEDAARKEGAVNSVGMPDAWANWKDTWQDLASKYGLKHSDTDMSSAQEIAKFDAEKDNASADIGDVGAAFGPIAVAKGVSQPYKPSTWDQVPAWAKDQDGHWALAYTGTIAFIINKDLVKEGDRPKTWHDLEKGKYKVAIGDVGTAAQAANGVLAAAIAYKGDETNIEPGLQLFTKLAQQKRLSLANPTIQTIEKGEVEVGVVWDFNGLSYRAQIDPKRFEVLIPSDGSITSGYTTIINKYAKHPNAAKLTREYIFSDAGQINLAKGHARPIRAEHLKLPADVQAKLLPNEQYGAAQPIENAEAWEATSKALPQKWQEQVIIEME; encoded by the coding sequence ATGAAAAAGTTCTTCATGGCGTCACTGCTGGGCTCGGCCATCGCCCTGGGTAGTTCGGCGTGGGCCGCGGACGATCTCAAGGCCCTCGAAGACGCCGCCCGCAAGGAAGGCGCCGTCAACAGCGTGGGCATGCCCGATGCCTGGGCCAACTGGAAAGACACCTGGCAAGACCTGGCCAGCAAGTACGGCCTCAAGCACAGCGACACCGACATGAGCTCGGCCCAGGAAATTGCCAAGTTCGACGCCGAGAAAGACAACGCCAGCGCCGACATCGGGGACGTCGGCGCCGCCTTCGGCCCTATCGCCGTGGCCAAGGGCGTGAGCCAGCCGTACAAGCCGAGCACCTGGGATCAGGTTCCAGCCTGGGCCAAGGACCAGGACGGCCACTGGGCCTTGGCCTATACCGGCACCATTGCCTTCATCATCAACAAGGATCTGGTCAAGGAAGGCGATCGGCCAAAAACCTGGCACGACCTGGAAAAAGGCAAATACAAAGTCGCCATTGGTGATGTCGGTACTGCGGCCCAGGCGGCCAACGGCGTGCTGGCGGCGGCGATTGCCTACAAGGGCGACGAAACCAATATCGAACCGGGCCTGCAGCTGTTCACCAAGCTGGCGCAGCAGAAGCGCCTGTCGCTGGCCAACCCGACCATCCAGACCATCGAGAAAGGTGAAGTGGAAGTCGGCGTGGTGTGGGACTTCAACGGCTTGAGCTACCGCGCCCAGATCGATCCGAAGCGCTTCGAGGTACTGATCCCGTCGGACGGCTCGATCACCTCCGGCTATACCACCATCATCAACAAGTACGCCAAGCATCCCAATGCGGCCAAGCTGACCCGCGAGTACATCTTCAGCGATGCCGGGCAGATCAACCTGGCCAAGGGCCATGCCCGGCCGATTCGTGCCGAGCACCTGAAGCTGCCGGCCGATGTGCAGGCCAAGTTGCTGCCTAATGAGCAGTATGGTGCAGCGCAGCCGATCGAAAATGCCGAGGCCTGGGAAGCGACCTCCAAGGCACTGCCGCAAAAATGGCAAGAGCAAGTGATCATCGAAATGGAATGA
- a CDS encoding ABC transporter permease, with the protein MRAEPGKGGVYHRVVVYLLFLILLLPLAGTLLYSLATSWSASLLPSGLTLKWYVALWSEPRFLAAFGQSLLVCVGALLLSVVLILPLLFVVHYHFPRLDALMNILILLPFAVPPVVSSVGLLQLYGSGPMAMVGTPWILIGCYFTVALPFMYRAITNNLQAINLRDLMDAAQLLGASTWQAALLVVLPNLRKGLMVALLLSFSFLFGEFVFANLLVGTRYETLQVYLNNMRNSSGHFNSALVISYFAFVLLLTWVANRLNKDKS; encoded by the coding sequence ATGCGCGCTGAACCTGGCAAGGGCGGCGTGTACCATCGCGTGGTGGTGTACTTGCTGTTCCTTATTTTGCTGCTGCCCCTGGCCGGCACCCTGCTCTACTCGCTGGCCACCAGTTGGTCGGCAAGCCTGCTCCCCAGCGGGCTGACCTTGAAGTGGTACGTGGCGCTGTGGAGCGAGCCGCGCTTTCTCGCCGCATTCGGCCAATCGCTGCTGGTTTGCGTGGGCGCCCTGCTGCTGTCGGTGGTGCTGATCCTGCCGTTGTTGTTCGTGGTGCATTACCACTTCCCGCGGTTGGACGCACTGATGAACATCCTCATCCTGTTGCCGTTCGCGGTGCCGCCGGTGGTGTCTTCGGTGGGCTTGCTGCAACTGTATGGCAGCGGCCCAATGGCGATGGTCGGTACGCCGTGGATCCTGATCGGTTGCTACTTCACCGTTGCCCTGCCGTTCATGTACCGGGCGATCACCAACAACCTGCAGGCGATCAACCTGCGCGACCTGATGGACGCCGCCCAATTGCTCGGCGCCAGCACCTGGCAGGCGGCGTTGCTGGTGGTGCTGCCCAACCTGCGCAAGGGCTTGATGGTCGCCTTGCTGCTGTCGTTCTCGTTCCTGTTCGGCGAGTTCGTATTCGCCAACCTGTTGGTCGGCACCCGCTACGAGACCCTGCAGGTGTACCTGAACAACATGCGCAACAGCAGTGGCCACTTCAACAGCGCACTGGTGATTTCCTACTTCGCCTTCGTCCTGCTGCTGACCTGGGTCGCCAACCGCCTGAACAAGGACAAATCCTGA
- a CDS encoding ABC transporter ATP-binding protein, whose translation MSFVSVEKLHKSYAGTPVFQDIDCQIQRGEFVTLLGPSGCGKSTLLRCIAGLTPVDSGQILLDGQDIVPLSPQKRGIGMVFQSYALFPNMTVEQNVAFGLRMQKTKAEESQARVREVLELVELGSFAGRYPHQLSGGQCQRVALARSLVTRPRLLLLDEPLSALDARIRKHLREQIRAIQRELGLTTIFVTHDQEEALTMSDRIFLMNQGRIVQSGDAETLYTAPVDLFAAGFIGNYNLLDADSASRVLQRPIASRLAIRPESISLGLDGELDGLVRSHSLLGNVIRYRVEVRGVELVVDVLNRSSADLHPDGQRVSLAIDPTALREVA comes from the coding sequence ATGAGCTTCGTCAGCGTAGAAAAACTGCACAAAAGCTATGCCGGCACCCCGGTGTTCCAGGACATCGACTGCCAGATCCAACGCGGCGAGTTCGTCACCCTGCTCGGCCCCTCCGGCTGCGGCAAGTCCACCCTATTGCGCTGCATCGCCGGGCTGACCCCGGTGGACAGCGGGCAGATCCTGCTGGACGGCCAGGACATCGTCCCGCTGAGCCCGCAGAAGCGCGGAATCGGCATGGTGTTCCAGAGCTATGCGCTGTTCCCCAACATGACCGTGGAGCAGAACGTGGCCTTTGGCCTGCGCATGCAGAAGACCAAAGCCGAAGAAAGCCAGGCGCGGGTGCGCGAGGTGCTGGAGTTGGTCGAGCTGGGCAGCTTCGCCGGGCGCTACCCGCACCAGCTGTCGGGCGGCCAGTGCCAGCGGGTGGCCTTGGCCCGCTCGCTGGTCACTCGCCCGCGCCTGCTGCTGCTCGATGAGCCGCTGTCGGCGCTGGATGCGCGCATCCGCAAGCACCTGCGTGAGCAAATCCGGGCGATCCAGCGCGAGCTGGGCCTGACCACCATTTTCGTCACCCACGACCAGGAAGAGGCGCTGACCATGTCTGATCGCATCTTCCTGATGAACCAGGGCCGCATCGTCCAAAGCGGCGATGCCGAAACCCTCTACACAGCGCCGGTGGACCTGTTTGCCGCAGGCTTTATCGGCAACTACAACCTGCTCGATGCCGACAGCGCCAGCCGCGTTTTGCAGCGGCCAATCGCCAGCCGCCTGGCGATCCGTCCTGAGTCGATCAGCCTCGGCCTCGATGGCGAGCTGGACGGCCTGGTCCGCAGTCATAGCCTGCTGGGTAATGTCATCCGCTATCGGGTCGAGGTGCGCGGGGTGGAACTGGTGGTGGATGTGCTCAACCGCTCATCGGCCGATCTGCATCCGGACGGCCAGCGGGTATCCTTGGCAATCGACCCCACCGCGCTACGAGAAGTGGCTTAG
- a CDS encoding NAD(P)H-quinone oxidoreductase, giving the protein MKALQGVDGHVEWRDAERPTCDAGQVRIRVAAAGLNRADLLQRAGLYPPPPGASPYLGLECSGVIEEVGAGADWRVGDRVCALLAGGGMAEEVVVDARHVLPVPEGLSLHEAAAIPEVYATAWLNIFQLGGLKAGEKVLVHAGASGVGSAAIQLCKAFGNPVWVSVGSAERLSYCQDLGAAGGVVRNENLDDLKGLAPFDVILDPVGAGYGPLNLELLARDGRWVIIGLMGGRKVELDLAVVLGKRLQVTGSTLRNRDDGFKAELLQELAQQVWPLFTEGRLKAQLVDTYPVAFAEAAYAELATNQVSGKLVLVIDQSLV; this is encoded by the coding sequence GTGAAGGCATTGCAAGGCGTTGACGGACATGTGGAGTGGCGTGATGCCGAGCGCCCGACCTGTGACGCGGGCCAGGTGCGCATTCGTGTGGCCGCCGCTGGGCTGAACCGCGCTGACCTGTTGCAGCGCGCCGGGCTCTACCCACCGCCGCCGGGGGCCAGCCCTTACCTGGGCCTGGAATGCTCGGGGGTGATCGAGGAGGTTGGCGCTGGTGCCGACTGGCGTGTGGGTGATCGGGTGTGCGCACTGCTCGCCGGTGGCGGCATGGCCGAAGAAGTGGTGGTCGATGCCCGCCATGTGCTGCCGGTGCCCGAGGGCCTGAGCCTGCACGAAGCGGCGGCGATCCCCGAGGTGTATGCCACGGCCTGGTTGAACATCTTCCAGCTCGGCGGCCTGAAGGCCGGCGAGAAGGTGCTGGTGCATGCCGGGGCCAGCGGCGTCGGTTCGGCGGCGATCCAGCTGTGCAAGGCGTTTGGCAACCCGGTGTGGGTCAGTGTTGGCTCGGCCGAGCGGCTGAGCTATTGCCAGGACCTGGGTGCGGCCGGTGGCGTGGTGCGCAATGAGAACCTGGATGATTTGAAGGGGCTGGCGCCGTTTGACGTGATCCTCGACCCGGTGGGCGCTGGTTATGGGCCGCTTAACCTTGAGCTGCTGGCGCGCGATGGGCGCTGGGTGATCATTGGCTTGATGGGCGGGCGCAAGGTCGAGCTGGACTTGGCGGTGGTACTGGGCAAGCGCCTGCAAGTGACGGGCTCGACCCTGCGCAATCGCGATGATGGCTTCAAGGCTGAGTTGCTGCAGGAGTTGGCGCAGCAGGTGTGGCCGCTGTTTACTGAAGGCCGCCTGAAGGCGCAGTTGGTCGATACCTACCCGGTGGCGTTTGCCGAGGCGGCTTATGCGGAGCTGGCCACCAACCAGGTGTCGGGCAAGCTGGTGTTGGTGATCGACCAGAGCCTTGTGTAG
- a CDS encoding helix-turn-helix domain-containing protein → MEIQVISRDGQPEYAVVPWEHYQALLKAAGHAPATAKVEAGQADTPAPRVTLLDLSELAQLRQAKGLAAEQLARTVGISPAYLAMIEAGERRPDAAILRSLAWHLGIAGWSEPS, encoded by the coding sequence ATGGAAATTCAGGTCATCAGCCGGGACGGTCAGCCCGAATATGCCGTTGTTCCCTGGGAGCACTACCAGGCACTGCTCAAGGCGGCTGGTCACGCGCCTGCCACCGCCAAGGTCGAAGCAGGCCAGGCAGATACTCCTGCGCCAAGGGTAACCTTGCTCGACCTGAGTGAGCTGGCGCAGTTACGCCAGGCCAAGGGCCTGGCTGCCGAACAACTGGCGCGTACGGTGGGCATTAGCCCGGCGTACCTGGCCATGATCGAAGCAGGCGAGCGCCGGCCTGATGCGGCGATCTTGCGCAGTCTGGCCTGGCACCTGGGTATCGCCGGCTGGAGCGAGCCATCATGA
- a CDS encoding UTRA domain-containing protein, with protein MQATPPRAVTAICHALQEQIEHGLLAPGGKLPAERKLSEVFDTTRITLREALVQLEAQGLIYREERRGWFVAPQRLTYDLIERSHFHAMVRDQGRLPSTELLSARLLPASAAICARLRLPGLSSVVQICRLRRIDGRAVLYAEHYLNPHYFPGILEQDLAQSLTEIYQREYQIRYGQVCFEILPTALPVAAALALKVSAGSPGLHITRVNSDQHGHLIDCDLEYWRHDAIRIRAEAG; from the coding sequence ATGCAAGCGACGCCACCGCGCGCGGTAACAGCTATCTGTCATGCCTTGCAGGAACAGATCGAACACGGTCTGCTGGCGCCGGGCGGCAAGCTGCCGGCTGAACGCAAGCTCAGCGAGGTGTTCGATACCACGCGCATCACCCTGCGCGAGGCATTGGTGCAGCTGGAGGCACAGGGGCTGATCTATCGCGAAGAGCGCCGTGGCTGGTTTGTCGCGCCGCAGCGGCTGACCTATGACCTGATCGAGCGCAGCCACTTTCACGCCATGGTCCGTGATCAGGGGCGGCTACCGAGTACCGAGCTGTTGTCGGCGCGGCTACTGCCGGCGTCGGCGGCGATCTGCGCGCGCTTGCGCCTGCCGGGGTTGTCCAGCGTGGTGCAGATCTGCCGGTTGCGCCGCATCGATGGGCGGGCAGTGCTGTATGCCGAGCACTATTTGAATCCGCACTATTTTCCGGGGATTCTCGAACAGGACCTGGCCCAGTCACTGACCGAGATCTATCAGCGCGAGTATCAGATTCGCTACGGCCAGGTGTGTTTCGAGATTCTGCCTACTGCCTTGCCGGTGGCGGCGGCGCTGGCATTGAAGGTTTCCGCGGGCAGCCCTGGGCTGCACATCACCCGGGTCAACAGCGATCAGCATGGGCATTTGATCGACTGTGACCTTGAGTATTGGCGCCATGATGCGATTCGTATTCGGGCTGAGGCAGGGTAG
- a CDS encoding ABC transporter permease — protein MTSSHRGRFLALLCLLPFAVFFFIFQIAPLGWVAVHSLHAEGGWGLDNFSKIFASKFYLQALQRSLEISFYSSLFGILIATLGAYSLRQVDSRLRDFVSAFANMTSNFSGVPLAFAFIILLGFNGALTLLLKQIGLLEDFSIYSKSGLILVYTYFQIPLGVLLLYPAFDALREDWRESAALLGASHWQYWRHIGLPVLMPALLGTFVILLANALGAYATVYALTTGNFNVLPIRIAALVAGDISLDPNLASALAMVLVGLMTLVTVVHQWLLKRSYHAR, from the coding sequence GTGACCTCCAGCCACCGCGGCCGTTTCCTGGCCCTGCTTTGCCTGCTGCCGTTCGCGGTGTTCTTCTTCATTTTCCAGATCGCCCCGCTGGGCTGGGTCGCGGTGCACAGCCTGCACGCCGAAGGCGGCTGGGGGCTGGACAACTTCAGCAAGATATTCGCCTCCAAGTTCTACCTGCAGGCGCTGCAACGCAGCCTGGAGATCAGCTTCTATTCGAGCCTGTTCGGCATCCTGATCGCCACCCTCGGCGCCTATTCGCTGCGCCAGGTCGACTCGCGGCTGCGTGATTTCGTCAGCGCCTTCGCCAACATGACCAGTAACTTCTCCGGCGTGCCGCTGGCCTTCGCCTTCATCATCCTGCTCGGGTTCAACGGCGCACTGACCTTGCTGCTCAAGCAGATCGGCCTGCTCGAAGACTTCAGCATCTACTCCAAGAGCGGCTTGATCCTGGTCTACACCTATTTCCAGATCCCGCTGGGGGTGCTGCTGCTCTACCCGGCCTTCGACGCCCTGCGCGAAGACTGGCGGGAGTCGGCCGCGCTGCTGGGCGCCAGCCACTGGCAATACTGGCGACACATTGGCCTGCCCGTGCTGATGCCAGCCCTGCTGGGCACCTTCGTCATCCTGCTGGCCAACGCCCTGGGCGCCTACGCCACCGTCTACGCGCTGACCACCGGTAATTTCAACGTGCTGCCGATCCGCATCGCGGCGCTGGTGGCCGGCGACATCAGCCTCGACCCGAACCTGGCCAGCGCCCTGGCGATGGTGCTGGTGGGCTTGATGACGCTGGTGACCGTGGTCCATCAATGGCTGTTGAAGAGGAGCTACCATGCGCGCTGA
- a CDS encoding alkaline phosphatase family protein, with protein sequence MQHNVILVLLDGLNHQVAHHAMGHLHAYVEADRAALYRVECELPSLSRPLYECILTGVPPIDSGIVHNNVNRLSNQRSVFHYAREAGLGTAAAAYHWMSELYNRSPFDPQRDRHTHAPKLPIQHGLFYWDDRYPDSHLLADAEYLRRRHAPNFLLVHPMSIDDTGHRHGLDSSQYRNAARSADILLADYLPRWLEEGYQILVTADHGMNNDRSHNGLLAEEREVPLFVFGDAFSLDPAAKPLQTELCGTICELLGVAHDKTVCRELLK encoded by the coding sequence ATGCAACACAACGTCATCCTGGTCCTGCTCGACGGCCTCAACCACCAGGTGGCCCATCACGCCATGGGCCACCTGCACGCCTACGTCGAGGCCGACCGCGCCGCCCTGTATAGGGTCGAATGCGAACTGCCGTCACTGTCGCGGCCGCTGTACGAATGCATCCTCACCGGCGTGCCGCCGATCGACAGCGGCATCGTGCACAACAACGTCAATCGCCTGTCCAACCAGCGCAGCGTGTTCCACTACGCCCGCGAAGCCGGCCTGGGCACCGCGGCGGCGGCCTATCACTGGATGAGCGAGCTGTACAACCGCTCGCCGTTCGACCCGCAACGCGACCGCCATACCCACGCGCCCAAACTGCCGATCCAGCACGGCCTGTTCTACTGGGACGACCGTTACCCCGATTCGCACCTGCTGGCCGACGCCGAATACCTGCGCCGGCGCCACGCACCGAATTTCCTCCTGGTGCATCCGATGAGCATCGATGACACCGGCCACCGCCATGGCCTGGACAGCAGCCAGTACCGCAACGCGGCGCGCAGCGCCGACATCCTGCTGGCCGACTACCTGCCGCGCTGGCTCGAAGAGGGTTACCAGATCCTGGTCACCGCCGACCACGGCATGAACAACGATCGCTCGCACAACGGCCTGCTGGCCGAAGAGCGCGAGGTGCCGTTGTTCGTCTTCGGCGACGCGTTCAGCCTCGATCCTGCGGCCAAGCCCTTGCAAACCGAGCTGTGCGGGACGATCTGCGAACTGCTCGGGGTGGCCCACGACAAAACGGTTTGCCGGGAGCTGCTCAAGTGA
- a CDS encoding YkvA family protein, which produces MSAPWNFARFLPLAERLLSRGRLPALLFAVARKGPRLGQLREDVRLMQALCLAWWRGEYRAVSPKALVTVVAGLLYFVSPLDAIPDWLLGVGFLDDIAVLGWVLKTVADELGRFKAWRDSQAPERLRVVERLPDTPEALRLERRTP; this is translated from the coding sequence ATGAGCGCACCCTGGAATTTCGCCCGTTTCCTGCCCCTGGCCGAGCGTCTGCTCAGCCGTGGTCGGTTGCCGGCTTTGCTGTTCGCCGTTGCCCGTAAAGGGCCCAGGCTTGGCCAGTTGCGCGAAGACGTGCGGCTGATGCAGGCGCTGTGCCTGGCATGGTGGCGGGGTGAGTACCGCGCGGTCAGCCCCAAGGCGCTGGTCACCGTCGTGGCCGGCCTGTTGTATTTCGTTAGCCCATTGGACGCGATTCCCGACTGGCTGCTGGGCGTCGGGTTTCTCGATGACATTGCCGTGCTGGGTTGGGTGCTCAAGACCGTGGCCGATGAGCTGGGCCGCTTCAAAGCCTGGCGTGACAGCCAGGCCCCGGAGCGTCTGCGCGTGGTCGAGCGCCTGCCAGACACCCCTGAAGCGCTACGCCTAGAGCGCCGCACGCCCTGA
- a CDS encoding carboxy terminal-processing peptidase: MKHFLPSTALALLIGVGSLTLGGNAAAANKWESLQPDRDEVVASLNVVELLKRHHYSKPPLDDARSVIIYDSYIKLLDPSRSYFTASDIAEFDKWKNQFDDFLKAGNLDPGFTIYKRYLNRVKSRLDFALVELNKGVDKIDFTAKESLLVDRKDAPWLKNEAELDDLWRKRVKDEVLRQKIAGKDPKQIQETLTKRYKNQLARLNQTRAEDIFQAYINTFAQSYDPHTNYLSPDNAENFDINMSLSLEGIGAVLQSDNDQVKIVRLVPAGPAAKTKQVAPADKIIGVAQGNKEMVDVVGWRLDEVVKLIRGPKGSVVRLEVIPASNAPNDQTSKVVSITREAVKLEEQAAKKSVLKLKQDGRDYKLGIIEIPAFYLDFKAYRAGDPEYKSTTRDVKKLLTELQKEKVDGVVIDLRNNGGGSLQEATELTSLFIDKGPTVLVRNADGRVDVLEDENTGAFYKGPLALLVNRLSASASEIFAGAMQDYHRALIIGGQTFGKGTVQTIQPLNHGELKLTLAKFYRVSGQSTQHQGVLPDIDYPSIIDTKEIGESALPEAMPWDTIRPVIRPAADPFKPFLAELKARHDARSAKDAEFAYIRDRLALTQKLMNEKTVSLNEQERRARHDEIEAKQLALENIRRKAKGEEPLKELKKEDEDALPVEDEDTKPEDDAYLSETGRILLDYLSLNSQVAKH; encoded by the coding sequence ATGAAGCATTTCCTGCCCAGCACCGCCCTCGCCCTGCTCATCGGCGTCGGCAGTCTGACGCTCGGCGGCAATGCGGCGGCCGCCAACAAGTGGGAAAGCCTGCAGCCAGATCGAGACGAGGTTGTTGCCAGCCTCAACGTGGTGGAGCTGCTCAAGCGCCATCATTACAGCAAGCCGCCGCTCGATGATGCCCGCTCGGTGATCATCTACGACAGCTACATCAAGCTGCTCGACCCTTCGCGCAGCTACTTCACCGCGTCCGACATCGCCGAATTCGACAAGTGGAAGAACCAGTTCGACGACTTCCTCAAGGCCGGCAATCTCGACCCGGGTTTCACCATCTACAAGCGCTACCTCAATCGGGTCAAATCGCGTCTGGACTTCGCCCTGGTCGAGCTGAACAAAGGCGTCGACAAGATCGACTTCACTGCCAAGGAATCCTTGCTGGTCGACCGCAAGGACGCCCCGTGGCTGAAGAATGAGGCCGAGCTCGACGACCTGTGGCGCAAACGCGTCAAGGACGAAGTGCTGCGCCAGAAGATTGCCGGCAAGGATCCCAAGCAGATCCAGGAAACCCTGACCAAGCGCTACAAGAACCAACTGGCGCGCTTGAACCAGACCCGTGCCGAAGACATCTTCCAGGCCTATATCAACACCTTCGCCCAGTCCTACGATCCGCACACCAACTACCTGTCGCCAGACAACGCGGAAAACTTCGACATCAACATGAGCCTGTCGCTCGAAGGCATCGGTGCGGTGCTGCAAAGCGACAACGACCAGGTCAAGATCGTGCGCCTGGTGCCGGCAGGCCCGGCAGCCAAGACCAAGCAGGTGGCCCCGGCTGACAAGATCATCGGCGTCGCCCAGGGCAACAAGGAAATGGTCGACGTGGTCGGCTGGCGCCTGGATGAAGTGGTCAAGCTGATCCGTGGCCCGAAAGGCTCGGTGGTGCGCCTGGAGGTCATCCCGGCCAGCAATGCGCCGAACGACCAGACCAGCAAAGTGGTCTCGATCACCCGCGAAGCGGTCAAGCTTGAAGAGCAGGCCGCGAAAAAATCGGTGCTCAAGCTCAAGCAGGACGGGCGTGACTACAAGCTGGGGATCATCGAGATCCCAGCCTTCTACCTGGACTTCAAGGCCTACCGTGCCGGCGATCCGGAGTACAAGAGCACCACCCGCGACGTCAAGAAGCTGCTCACCGAGCTGCAGAAAGAGAAAGTCGATGGCGTGGTCATCGACCTGCGCAACAACGGCGGCGGCTCGCTGCAGGAAGCCACCGAGCTGACCAGCCTGTTCATCGACAAAGGCCCGACCGTGCTGGTGCGCAACGCCGATGGCCGCGTCGATGTGCTGGAAGATGAGAACACCGGCGCCTTCTACAAAGGCCCGCTGGCGCTGCTGGTCAACCGCCTGTCGGCCTCGGCCTCGGAGATCTTCGCCGGTGCCATGCAGGACTATCACCGCGCGCTGATCATCGGTGGCCAGACCTTCGGCAAAGGCACGGTGCAAACCATCCAGCCGCTCAACCATGGCGAACTGAAGCTGACCCTGGCCAAGTTCTACCGGGTCTCCGGGCAGAGCACCCAGCACCAGGGCGTACTGCCGGACATCGACTACCCGTCGATCATCGACACCAAGGAAATTGGCGAGAGCGCCCTGCCCGAGGCGATGCCGTGGGACACCATCCGCCCGGTGATCAGACCGGCTGCCGATCCGTTCAAGCCGTTCCTGGCTGAGCTCAAGGCACGCCATGACGCGCGCAGCGCCAAGGACGCCGAGTTCGCCTACATCCGAGACCGCCTGGCCCTGACCCAGAAGCTGATGAACGAAAAGACCGTCAGCCTCAATGAGCAGGAGCGCCGCGCTCGCCACGATGAGATCGAAGCCAAGCAACTGGCCCTGGAGAACATTCGTCGCAAGGCCAAGGGCGAAGAGCCGCTCAAGGAGCTGAAGAAGGAAGACGAGGACGCCCTGCCGGTCGAGGATGAAGACACCAAGCCGGAAGATGACGCCTACCTGTCCGAGACTGGACGCATCCTGCTCGACTACCTGAGCCTGAACTCGCAGGTGGCCAAGCACTAA
- a CDS encoding HAD family hydrolase — MALAIFDLDETLIHGDCASLWSEQMARLGWVDGKEFLRRDHELMEAYGKGHLRMEEYMAFSLEPIAGRTLEEVEHLVEPWVEEVIEPIIYGDACRCIAEHRKLGDRILIISASGTHLVGPIAARLGVDEYLAIELEAVNGVYTGKTHGVLTYREGKITRLLEWLDQEQENLEGASFYSDSRNDLPLLLKVDHPRVVNPDAVLREHAQINGWPILSWS; from the coding sequence ATGGCTTTGGCAATTTTCGATCTGGACGAAACCCTCATTCACGGAGACTGCGCGTCACTGTGGAGTGAGCAGATGGCGCGGCTTGGCTGGGTCGACGGCAAGGAGTTTTTGCGCCGTGACCATGAACTGATGGAGGCTTACGGCAAGGGTCACCTGCGCATGGAGGAGTACATGGCCTTCAGCCTGGAGCCGATCGCCGGGCGCACCCTGGAAGAGGTCGAGCATTTGGTCGAGCCGTGGGTCGAGGAGGTGATCGAGCCGATCATCTATGGCGATGCCTGCCGCTGTATCGCCGAGCATCGCAAGCTGGGCGATCGGATTCTGATCATCTCGGCCTCCGGCACTCACCTGGTAGGGCCGATCGCTGCGCGGTTGGGGGTCGATGAGTACCTGGCGATCGAGCTAGAGGCGGTCAACGGGGTGTATACCGGCAAGACCCATGGCGTGCTGACCTACCGCGAAGGCAAGATCACCCGCTTGCTGGAGTGGCTGGATCAAGAGCAGGAGAACCTGGAGGGGGCGAGTTTCTATTCGGACTCGCGCAATGACTTGCCGTTGTTGCTGAAGGTGGATCATCCGAGGGTGGTCAATCCGGATGCGGTGTTGCGTGAGCATGCCCAGATCAATGGCTGGCCGATTCTGAGTTGGTCTTGA